A single window of Methylobacterium nodulans ORS 2060 DNA harbors:
- a CDS encoding SDR family NAD(P)-dependent oxidoreductase, whose amino-acid sequence MGIEAGTPRNAAAPSARLAGKVALVFGAGSSGPGWSNGKAVAVTFARAGARVVCIDLDPAAAEETVSIIRHDDGSATAASCDVTNSDAVRAVVEDAVAAHGRIDILHNNVGHATMGGPVELDEAAWRRSLDLNLTSCFLTCKHVLPHMLAQRSGSIVNISSVAAVRYTGYPYAAYYAAKAAVNHFTVGLALQYAREGIRANAIMPGMMNTPLIFRQIAGQYADADEMVRARDAACPMGRMGTAWDVANAALFLASDEAAYITGVALPVDGGLIARAGS is encoded by the coding sequence ATGGGCATCGAGGCCGGGACGCCGCGGAACGCGGCCGCGCCGAGCGCACGTCTCGCCGGAAAAGTGGCGCTGGTGTTCGGGGCAGGCTCGTCCGGCCCGGGCTGGAGCAACGGCAAGGCCGTCGCCGTGACCTTCGCCCGCGCGGGGGCGCGCGTCGTCTGCATCGATCTCGATCCGGCCGCCGCCGAGGAGACCGTCTCGATCATCCGCCACGACGACGGTTCGGCCACCGCCGCGTCCTGCGACGTGACCAACTCGGACGCCGTCCGGGCGGTGGTGGAGGACGCGGTCGCGGCGCATGGCCGGATCGACATCCTTCACAACAATGTCGGCCACGCCACCATGGGCGGGCCCGTCGAGCTCGACGAGGCCGCATGGCGGCGCAGCCTCGATCTCAACCTCACGAGCTGTTTCCTCACCTGCAAGCACGTGCTGCCGCACATGCTCGCGCAGCGCTCCGGCAGCATCGTCAACATCTCGTCGGTCGCGGCGGTGCGCTACACCGGCTATCCCTACGCCGCCTATTACGCAGCCAAGGCCGCCGTGAACCACTTCACGGTGGGGCTCGCCCTCCAGTACGCCCGCGAGGGCATCCGGGCGAACGCCATCATGCCGGGCATGATGAACACGCCGCTGATCTTCCGGCAGATCGCCGGCCAATACGCCGATGCCGACGAGATGGTGAGGGCCCGCGATGCGGCCTGCCCGATGGGCCGGATGGGAACCGCCTGGGACGTGGCGAACGCCGCCCTGTTCCTCGCCTCCGACGAGGCCGCCTACATCACGGGCGTGGCGCTGCCGGTCGATGGCGGCCTGATCGCGCGGGCAGGCTCGTGA
- a CDS encoding ABC transporter substrate-binding protein, translated as MTDTPNTKGLTRRGLLAGAGAAGVAAGSGAITGFPAVHAAEPVTLRYLGTAVNQSGDIARKVKEDLGITIEYIPVVTDEVSKRVVTQPNSFDIVDSEYFSLKKLMPSGNLVGMDARRIKYADKITPVFTRGEVAGKKIGDQGTAPRKVFYLEGQNSTKFAASATEWITLIPTTYNADTLGIRPDLIKRPIASWKELLNPEFKGRASILNIPSIGIMDAAMVVEAMGEYTYPDKGNMTKAEIDRTMKVLIEAKRAGQFRAFWQDFNESVNLMASGETVIQSMWSPAVTKVRSQGVPCIYQPLKEGYRAWASGFGLPKTLSGRKLDAAYDFINWFLSGWAGAYLNRQGYYSAVLETARAQMEPYEWAYWMEGKPAEKDIKAPDGTVMEKAGAVRDGGSFEERMGAVACWNSVMDENTYMVRRWNEFIAA; from the coding sequence ATGACCGACACGCCGAACACGAAGGGCCTCACGCGCCGCGGCCTTCTCGCGGGGGCGGGAGCCGCCGGCGTCGCGGCCGGGTCCGGCGCCATCACGGGCTTTCCGGCGGTCCACGCCGCGGAGCCGGTGACGCTGCGCTATCTCGGCACCGCCGTGAACCAGAGCGGCGACATCGCCCGCAAGGTGAAGGAGGATCTCGGCATCACGATCGAGTACATCCCGGTCGTCACCGACGAGGTGTCGAAGCGCGTCGTCACCCAGCCCAACTCCTTCGACATCGTCGATTCGGAATATTTCAGCCTCAAGAAGCTGATGCCCTCGGGCAATCTCGTCGGGATGGATGCGCGCAGGATCAAGTACGCCGACAAGATCACGCCGGTCTTCACCCGCGGCGAGGTCGCCGGCAAAAAGATCGGCGACCAGGGCACCGCGCCCAGGAAGGTCTTCTACCTCGAAGGCCAGAACTCGACGAAGTTCGCCGCCTCTGCCACCGAGTGGATCACCCTGATCCCGACGACCTACAATGCCGATACCCTCGGCATCCGGCCTGACCTGATCAAGCGGCCGATCGCAAGCTGGAAGGAACTGCTCAACCCCGAGTTCAAGGGCAGGGCCTCGATCCTCAACATCCCGTCGATCGGCATCATGGACGCCGCCATGGTGGTTGAGGCGATGGGCGAGTACACCTATCCCGACAAGGGCAACATGACGAAGGCGGAGATCGACCGCACCATGAAGGTGCTGATCGAGGCCAAGCGCGCCGGCCAGTTCCGGGCCTTCTGGCAGGACTTCAACGAGTCCGTGAACCTGATGGCCTCGGGCGAGACCGTCATCCAGTCGATGTGGTCGCCCGCCGTCACCAAGGTCCGCTCGCAGGGCGTGCCCTGCATCTACCAGCCGCTGAAGGAGGGCTACCGGGCCTGGGCCTCGGGCTTCGGCCTGCCCAAGACCCTCTCGGGCAGGAAGCTCGACGCGGCCTACGACTTCATCAACTGGTTCCTGTCCGGCTGGGCCGGCGCCTACCTCAACCGCCAGGGCTACTACTCGGCGGTGCTGGAGACCGCCAGGGCCCAGATGGAGCCCTACGAATGGGCCTACTGGATGGAGGGCAAGCCGGCGGAGAAGGACATCAAGGCGCCGGACGGCACCGTGATGGAGAAGGCCGGCGCCGTGCGCGACGGCGGCTCCTTCGAGGAGCGCATGGGCGCGGTGGCCTGCTGGAACTCGGTCATGGACGAGAACACCTACATGGTCCGCCGGTGGAACGAGTTCATCGCCGCATGA
- a CDS encoding ABC transporter permease, which yields MVRDGPRPLAFYLLAGFFALYVLFLYGPTLTILVLSFQGPQGGLTFPMNGVSTHWFARLWAGLGVVDIWAAFRRSFALGLVVMALTVTLAFFAGLAFRKGFRGQGLLFHIAVASLIVPSIVVSLGIGLEFRLLDDAVKALAAATGWGFLQDHGTVMGLFTSALGAHLTWTLPFGLLIMFAVFNRFNRAYEEAARDLGASGPRTLLHVVIPIILPSLVGVALFGFTLSWDELARTSQAIGGRNTLPLELQGLTTTVTTPEIYALGTVTTGVSLVVIALAFSSYLWLQRRRARRALPGG from the coding sequence ATGGTCCGCGACGGCCCCCGCCCCCTCGCCTTCTACCTGCTCGCCGGGTTCTTCGCTCTGTACGTGCTGTTCCTCTACGGGCCGACGCTGACGATCCTGGTCCTGAGCTTCCAGGGGCCTCAGGGCGGGCTCACCTTCCCGATGAACGGCGTCTCGACGCATTGGTTCGCGCGGCTCTGGGCGGGTCTCGGCGTCGTCGACATCTGGGCGGCGTTCCGGCGCTCCTTCGCCCTCGGCCTCGTGGTGATGGCGCTCACCGTCACCCTGGCGTTCTTCGCCGGGCTCGCCTTCCGCAAGGGGTTCCGGGGACAGGGCCTGCTGTTCCACATCGCGGTCGCGAGCCTGATCGTGCCGTCGATCGTGGTCTCCCTCGGCATCGGCCTCGAATTCCGCCTGCTCGACGATGCCGTCAAGGCGCTCGCCGCCGCCACCGGCTGGGGCTTCCTCCAGGACCACGGCACGGTGATGGGGCTGTTCACCTCCGCCCTCGGCGCGCACCTGACCTGGACGCTGCCCTTCGGGCTGCTGATCATGTTCGCGGTGTTCAACCGCTTCAACCGCGCCTACGAGGAGGCGGCCCGCGACCTCGGCGCCAGCGGCCCGCGCACGCTCCTGCACGTCGTGATTCCGATCATCCTGCCTTCCCTGGTCGGCGTCGCCCTGTTCGGGTTCACGCTCTCCTGGGACGAGCTCGCGCGCACGAGCCAGGCGATCGGCGGACGCAATACCCTGCCCCTCGAACTCCAGGGCCTCACCACCACGGTGACGACGCCGGAGATCTACGCGCTCGGCACCGTCACGACGGGCGTGTCGCTGGTCGTGATCGCGCTCGCCTTCTCGAGCTATCTCTGGCTGCAGCGGCGGCGGGCCCGGCGCGCGCTGCCCGGGGGGTGA
- a CDS encoding recombinase family protein, giving the protein MRTSLGKHNNFLLWHAKAISAGIAIGRAKAMANAAPVGPSVQELRSAGYSFSAIANELKACRIPTARGGKWCAAQVQRILRWTT; this is encoded by the coding sequence ATGCGCACGTCACTCGGAAAACACAATAATTTTCTTCTCTGGCACGCAAAAGCCATCTCTGCTGGTATTGCTATCGGGAGGGCCAAGGCAATGGCCAATGCCGCTCCTGTTGGTCCATCGGTGCAGGAGCTTCGATCTGCCGGGTACAGCTTCAGTGCGATTGCCAATGAACTGAAAGCATGCCGCATCCCAACTGCAAGAGGCGGCAAGTGGTGTGCTGCTCAAGTACAGCGCATTTTGCGATGGACGACCTGA
- the ubiG gene encoding bifunctional 2-polyprenyl-6-hydroxyphenol methylase/3-demethylubiquinol 3-O-methyltransferase UbiG: MSETTGPSIDRDEVARFERIAATWWDEAGPMRVLHRFNPVRITYIRDTVCRHFGRDPRRPLPLEALSLIDIGCGGGILSEPLARLGATVTGLDPAPTNIRVAQAHAAEAGVPVDYRGQTIEAVVEAGERFDVVLAMEVVEHVVDMPAFVRTACAAVKPGGLFFAATLNRTMRSFALAIVGAEYVLGWLPRGTHDWEKFVTPAELTGAVESAGLTVIDTTGVVYNPLGGRWAMSRDTGVNYMIAAERPVA, encoded by the coding sequence ATGAGCGAGACCACCGGCCCCTCGATCGACCGCGACGAGGTCGCCCGCTTCGAGCGCATTGCGGCCACCTGGTGGGACGAGGCGGGGCCGATGCGGGTGCTCCACCGCTTCAATCCTGTCCGCATCACCTATATCCGCGACACGGTCTGCCGGCATTTCGGCCGCGACCCGCGCCGGCCGCTCCCCCTCGAAGCCTTGAGCCTCATCGATATCGGCTGCGGCGGCGGCATCCTGTCGGAGCCGCTGGCGCGCCTCGGCGCCACCGTCACCGGCCTCGACCCGGCCCCGACCAACATCCGGGTGGCGCAGGCCCATGCGGCGGAGGCCGGCGTGCCGGTGGATTACCGCGGCCAGACCATCGAGGCGGTGGTGGAGGCGGGGGAGCGCTTCGACGTGGTGCTCGCCATGGAGGTGGTGGAGCACGTCGTCGACATGCCCGCCTTCGTGCGGACGGCCTGCGCGGCCGTGAAGCCCGGGGGCCTGTTCTTCGCGGCCACGCTCAACCGCACCATGCGCTCCTTCGCCCTCGCCATCGTCGGCGCCGAATACGTGCTCGGCTGGCTGCCGAGGGGGACGCACGACTGGGAGAAGTTCGTCACGCCGGCCGAGCTCACCGGGGCGGTGGAGAGCGCGGGGCTCACCGTCATCGACACGACTGGGGTCGTCTACAATCCGCTCGGCGGTCGCTGGGCCATGTCCCGCGACACGGGGGTGAACTACATGATCGCGGCGGAGCGGCCGGTCGCCTGA
- a CDS encoding 2-keto-4-pentenoate hydratase, with protein sequence MSRLDGPAVAAAAERLWRHWQEGSRLDALPAAERPATRAEGYAIQARMASLSRAPLFGWKIAATSAAGQAHIGVDGPLAGRLLAERVLDPQEEVPFRGNLMRVAEAEIAFRMGQNLPPRAEPYDLASVLAAVDTVHPAIEFPDSRFADFVTAGGPQLIADNACAHLFVLGPPAPEWRDLDLVHLATRASLSGGPDHPGIGANVLGDPRIALVWLVNELSGLGITLQAGQVVTTGTTTVPIPIRPQSSLTADLGPLGRLTVRIGPG encoded by the coding sequence GTGAGCCGGCTCGACGGCCCGGCGGTGGCGGCCGCCGCCGAACGGCTCTGGCGTCACTGGCAGGAGGGCAGCCGCCTCGACGCCCTGCCGGCGGCCGAGCGCCCCGCCACGCGGGCGGAGGGCTATGCCATCCAGGCGCGGATGGCGAGCCTGAGCCGGGCGCCGCTCTTCGGCTGGAAGATCGCCGCCACGAGCGCGGCCGGACAGGCTCATATCGGTGTCGACGGGCCGCTGGCCGGACGCCTCCTCGCCGAGCGCGTGCTCGATCCGCAGGAGGAGGTGCCGTTTCGGGGCAACCTGATGCGGGTCGCCGAAGCCGAAATCGCGTTTCGGATGGGGCAGAATCTTCCGCCGCGCGCCGAGCCCTACGACCTCGCCTCCGTGCTGGCGGCCGTCGACACCGTGCATCCGGCGATCGAGTTCCCGGATTCCCGCTTCGCCGATTTCGTCACGGCCGGCGGACCCCAGCTCATCGCCGACAATGCCTGCGCGCATCTCTTCGTGCTGGGCCCGCCGGCGCCAGAATGGCGCGACCTGGATCTGGTCCACCTCGCGACGCGGGCCTCGCTGTCCGGCGGGCCGGATCACCCGGGGATCGGCGCGAACGTGCTCGGCGATCCGCGCATCGCCCTGGTCTGGCTCGTGAACGAACTCTCCGGCCTCGGAATCACGCTGCAAGCCGGACAGGTGGTCACGACCGGGACCACCACGGTGCCGATCCCGATCCGGCCGCAGAGTTCGCTGACGGCCGATCTCGGCCCTCTGGGGCGGCTGACGGTGCGGATCGGGCCGGGATGA
- a CDS encoding ABC transporter permease translates to MSPAAERAIRLLGAAAVPRAVPGLAAEGWRQRRLAYLQAAPLALVFLVFFVVPLSLTLVVSVWEYNEYEIIPAFTLQNYADIFDGCFSGGDLCTTFRTYLSTLKFCLLAWAFTLGIGFTVAYFVAFHVRSSAIQTVLFLLCTIPFWTSNVIRMIAWIPLLGRNGLVNDALMSLGLTDRPIEGLLYSDFSVVLAFVHLYTVFMIVPIFNSMMRIDPVLIEAARDAGATGWQTLWSVIVPLSKPGIAIGSIFVLTLAMGDFVTVGVMGGQQIASVGKVIQVQMSYLQFPAAAANAVVLLGAVTLVIAGLTRLIDLRREL, encoded by the coding sequence ATGAGCCCGGCGGCCGAGCGCGCGATCCGGTTGCTCGGTGCCGCGGCGGTGCCCCGCGCCGTGCCCGGGCTCGCCGCGGAGGGGTGGCGCCAGCGCCGCCTCGCCTACCTGCAGGCGGCCCCTCTGGCGCTGGTCTTCCTCGTCTTCTTCGTGGTGCCGCTCTCCCTCACGCTCGTCGTCAGCGTCTGGGAGTACAACGAGTACGAGATCATCCCGGCCTTCACCCTGCAGAACTACGCCGACATCTTCGATGGCTGCTTCTCGGGCGGGGACCTCTGCACCACCTTCCGGACCTATCTCTCGACGCTGAAATTCTGCCTGCTGGCCTGGGCCTTCACGCTCGGCATCGGCTTCACGGTGGCCTATTTCGTGGCCTTCCACGTGCGGTCGAGCGCCATTCAGACGGTGCTGTTCCTTCTCTGCACCATCCCGTTCTGGACCTCGAACGTGATCCGGATGATCGCCTGGATCCCACTCCTCGGCCGCAACGGCCTCGTCAACGATGCGCTGATGTCGCTCGGCCTCACGGACAGGCCGATCGAGGGCCTGCTCTACTCGGACTTCTCGGTCGTCCTGGCCTTCGTGCACCTCTACACCGTCTTCATGATCGTCCCGATCTTCAACTCGATGATGCGCATCGACCCCGTGCTGATCGAGGCGGCGCGGGATGCCGGCGCGACGGGCTGGCAGACGCTCTGGAGCGTGATCGTGCCGCTCTCCAAGCCCGGCATCGCCATCGGGTCGATCTTCGTGCTGACGCTGGCGATGGGCGACTTCGTCACGGTCGGCGTCATGGGCGGCCAGCAGATCGCCTCGGTCGGCAAGGTCATCCAGGTGCAGATGTCCTACCTGCAGTTCCCGGCCGCCGCCGCCAATGCCGTGGTGCTGCTCGGTGCGGTGACGCTGGTGATCGCCGGCCTCACCCGCCTCATCGATCTGCGGCGGGAGCTCTGA
- a CDS encoding adenylate/guanylate cyclase domain-containing protein — protein sequence MGRTITDRRLVTILVADVVSYSRLIGADETGTLRRLKALRRDVIDPSVTSVHGRIIKTMGGGFIAEFASAVRAVSCAVTIQQGLARHEAEIPDDRALRLRIGINLGDVVVEPDGDLYGDGVNVAARLEPLAEPGGICIARSVYDQVRDNLRYPFQDRGELELKNIARPVGVYFLSASAIVGLAGTDEQAPEPVKTSNRKPWKATAVGAGFLTLLAAGGLGWWSWTASKAPAPNQTIAAKLAGETREAPRLSIVVLPFSNLSNDPEQDYFADSITEDLTTDLSHLAGSFVIARNTAFTYKNKPVGVKQIGQELGVRYVLEGSVRRSGERVVVSAELISAETGAQIWFDRFDGDQSRLGDLQVEFVARLARSLDVQLTEAESLRSLRERPVNPDASDLAMRGWASLNKQRSIANNNEAIRYFEQALKLDPTLPRATLGLSRALMNKVLNRWSDDIQSDTRSADELVNRYLEKFPHDAAALVVKGDVFRADKYFDAAIAMYDAAISDNDDFAAAYAAKGQASTLSGKAYAAIPNVLQAIRISPRDPLVNVWYYFVCHAHMHMAQWEEAISWCNRSVAVSPYWLPYIDLAAAYAWVGHDQEAKAAVSELLKLTPGYTVKKWANAGWSNNPKFLEEYKLIVDGLRKAGLQEE from the coding sequence ATGGGCCGGACGATTACAGACCGTCGTCTCGTCACAATCCTAGTAGCGGACGTGGTCAGTTACTCCCGCCTTATCGGTGCTGACGAGACCGGCACGCTACGACGCCTCAAGGCCCTCCGCCGAGACGTAATCGATCCGAGCGTCACCTCTGTTCACGGGCGTATCATTAAGACGATGGGGGGCGGGTTTATTGCCGAGTTCGCCAGTGCGGTTAGGGCTGTGAGCTGTGCGGTCACCATTCAGCAGGGCCTTGCCCGTCACGAGGCCGAGATACCGGACGACCGTGCCCTTCGCCTGCGCATCGGCATAAACCTTGGTGATGTGGTCGTGGAGCCCGATGGAGACCTCTATGGCGACGGAGTGAATGTCGCTGCCCGGCTTGAGCCATTAGCCGAGCCAGGGGGGATCTGTATCGCCCGCTCCGTCTACGATCAGGTGAGGGACAACCTCCGATACCCGTTTCAGGATCGGGGCGAGCTGGAGCTTAAAAATATCGCAAGGCCCGTAGGAGTCTACTTTCTCTCAGCCTCGGCAATAGTTGGTCTGGCCGGCACCGACGAACAGGCCCCAGAGCCGGTCAAAACCAGCAATCGTAAGCCTTGGAAGGCGACTGCGGTCGGGGCCGGTTTCTTGACGTTGCTCGCAGCCGGAGGGCTTGGGTGGTGGTCCTGGACGGCTTCAAAGGCACCTGCACCGAACCAAACCATCGCTGCCAAGCTGGCCGGAGAGACGAGAGAGGCGCCTCGCTTATCGATAGTGGTTTTGCCCTTTTCAAATCTGAGCAATGACCCAGAGCAGGATTACTTCGCCGATTCTATAACCGAGGATCTCACGACAGACCTATCCCACTTGGCGGGCAGTTTTGTGATCGCCCGCAATACGGCTTTCACGTATAAGAACAAGCCAGTCGGCGTAAAACAGATCGGGCAAGAACTTGGCGTCCGGTATGTTCTTGAGGGCAGCGTTCGTCGGAGTGGTGAGAGGGTTGTTGTGAGCGCAGAGCTTATCTCTGCCGAAACCGGTGCTCAAATTTGGTTTGATCGTTTCGACGGTGATCAAAGCCGGTTGGGCGACCTTCAGGTAGAGTTTGTTGCCCGTCTAGCTCGGTCGCTCGACGTTCAGTTGACCGAAGCCGAGAGCCTGCGTTCACTTCGTGAGCGGCCGGTCAATCCTGATGCCTCTGATTTGGCGATGAGAGGCTGGGCTTCGCTCAATAAGCAAAGATCGATAGCCAACAATAATGAAGCAATCCGGTACTTTGAACAAGCTTTGAAACTGGATCCGACTCTCCCAAGGGCCACGCTTGGGCTTTCAAGAGCTCTGATGAACAAGGTCTTAAACCGCTGGAGCGATGATATACAGTCCGATACAAGGTCAGCAGATGAGTTGGTAAATAGATATCTTGAGAAATTTCCCCATGACGCTGCTGCGCTCGTTGTGAAGGGTGATGTATTTCGGGCGGATAAATACTTCGATGCGGCCATTGCTATGTATGATGCCGCAATCAGCGATAATGATGATTTTGCGGCTGCGTATGCGGCAAAAGGTCAAGCATCCACTTTATCGGGTAAGGCATACGCTGCCATTCCAAATGTGTTACAAGCAATTCGGATCAGCCCACGTGATCCCCTTGTAAATGTCTGGTATTACTTTGTGTGCCATGCTCATATGCATATGGCGCAGTGGGAAGAGGCGATTTCCTGGTGCAATAGGTCCGTCGCAGTCTCACCATACTGGCTCCCCTATATTGATCTTGCGGCAGCCTATGCGTGGGTTGGACATGATCAGGAGGCAAAAGCTGCAGTTTCCGAGTTATTGAAGCTGACGCCTGGATATACCGTCAAGAAATGGGCCAATGCAGGTTGGTCTAACAATCCAAAATTCTTGGAGGAATACAAGCTCATTGTCGATGGTCTGAGAAAAGCTGGCTTGCAGGAAGAATAG
- a CDS encoding TAXI family TRAP transporter solute-binding subunit, giving the protein MRFGRELVFLIGAVLLAGAAGLASYFTRATTLTIAVAPSGGTEPALIRAFADALASQHKSLRLTILPFDGVRESAAALQDGRADLAIVRPDILLPANGLTLAILREQAMIIAAPEPSGIKEMPDLSRKRLAFLAERTTDQAVLQRVLGHYGLALTTDPPPGPLAPRSVALVPLEEPDLATAFAEKRIDALAILTTPTTPTARRVMRIVQNASRTRKLRLAGVAESSALIERFPRLQAVTVAEGLFAGHPKTPEEAVSTIGTSYRLMARSTLSRVAAAEVTQYLFEMRSLLAETVPSANAITAPAYETNAEATSARLPIHPGAIDYYEREQQSFIERYETWIYLVAFLGGGVGSAVAWLRQRLSRLRRERIEVATRRLLQIRSEARRTTDRTALEEMAGEIDDLAGNIARYALNRPTEAHTMTAATIAIDAARSTVQRALAQSGPPKPTLRAVE; this is encoded by the coding sequence ATGCGGTTCGGGCGGGAGCTGGTCTTCCTGATCGGGGCGGTGCTCCTCGCCGGCGCCGCCGGCCTTGCGAGCTACTTCACGCGGGCGACGACGCTCACCATCGCGGTCGCGCCGAGCGGCGGCACGGAACCGGCGCTGATCCGCGCCTTCGCGGACGCGCTCGCAAGCCAGCACAAGAGCCTGCGTCTCACCATCCTGCCCTTCGACGGGGTGCGCGAAAGCGCCGCGGCCCTGCAGGACGGGCGGGCGGATCTCGCGATCGTCCGGCCCGACATCCTGCTGCCCGCGAACGGCCTGACGCTCGCGATCCTGCGCGAGCAGGCGATGATCATCGCCGCCCCCGAGCCGTCCGGCATCAAGGAGATGCCGGACCTGTCGCGCAAGCGCCTGGCCTTCCTCGCCGAGCGCACCACGGACCAGGCCGTCCTGCAGCGCGTCCTCGGGCATTACGGGCTCGCGCTCACGACCGATCCGCCGCCCGGCCCCTTGGCGCCGCGCAGCGTGGCGCTGGTGCCGTTGGAGGAGCCGGATCTCGCGACCGCCTTCGCGGAGAAGCGCATCGACGCGCTCGCGATCCTCACCACGCCCACGACCCCGACCGCCAGGCGGGTGATGCGCATCGTCCAGAATGCGAGCCGCACCCGGAAGCTGCGCTTGGCCGGCGTGGCGGAGAGCAGCGCCCTCATCGAGCGGTTTCCCCGCCTCCAGGCGGTGACCGTCGCCGAAGGGCTGTTCGCCGGCCATCCGAAGACGCCCGAGGAGGCGGTGTCGACGATCGGAACCTCCTACCGGCTGATGGCCCGCTCGACGCTGTCGCGCGTCGCCGCCGCGGAGGTCACCCAGTACCTCTTCGAGATGCGCAGCCTGCTCGCCGAGACAGTGCCGTCCGCGAACGCCATCACCGCGCCGGCCTACGAGACGAATGCGGAGGCGACGAGCGCCCGGCTGCCCATCCATCCGGGCGCCATCGACTATTACGAGCGCGAGCAGCAGAGCTTCATCGAGCGCTACGAGACCTGGATCTATCTCGTCGCCTTCCTGGGCGGCGGCGTCGGCTCGGCCGTCGCATGGCTGCGCCAGCGCCTCTCCCGGCTGCGGCGCGAGCGGATCGAGGTGGCGACGCGCCGCCTGCTCCAGATCCGGTCCGAGGCGCGCCGCACCACCGACCGGACGGCCCTCGAGGAGATGGCCGGCGAGATCGACGATCTCGCCGGCAACATCGCCCGCTACGCGCTCAACCGCCCGACCGAGGCCCACACCATGACGGCGGCCACCATCGCGATCGACGCGGCCCGCTCGACCGTGCAGCGTGCCCTCGCGCAGAGCGGGCCGCCGAAGCCCACCTTGCGGGCGGTGGAGTGA
- a CDS encoding ABC transporter ATP-binding protein: MDIELVGLTKRYGDTLAVDAISLKIRSGSYCCLLGPSGCGKTTTLRMIAGHETVTSGDVVIGPKAVGDLAPARRGTAMMFQSYALFPHLTCRDNVAFGLRMRGMPKAERNQRAEAMLRLVQMEALAGRLPAQLSGGQQQRVALARALVTGPKVLLLDEPLSALDPFLRVRMRAELKRIQTELGITFVHVTHSQDEAMALADLVVVMNGGRIEQAADPRTVFERPATAFVARFIGGHNVIALPDHRIAVRADRMLLGPEAGPDAVPARVVAVEYQGSAVHLGLEAPDLATDAAAPLLAIVSDRAFAERPLAPGDTVRVGWQAGEAHRLDA; encoded by the coding sequence ATGGATATCGAACTCGTCGGCCTTACCAAGCGCTACGGCGACACCCTCGCCGTGGATGCCATCAGCCTGAAGATCCGCTCCGGCTCCTATTGCTGCCTGCTCGGTCCTTCGGGATGCGGCAAGACCACGACGCTGCGGATGATCGCCGGCCACGAGACCGTGACGAGCGGGGACGTGGTGATCGGGCCGAAGGCCGTCGGCGACTTGGCCCCCGCCCGGCGCGGCACCGCCATGATGTTCCAGAGCTACGCGCTCTTCCCGCATCTCACCTGCCGCGACAACGTCGCCTTCGGGTTGCGCATGCGCGGCATGCCGAAGGCCGAGCGGAACCAGCGCGCGGAGGCGATGCTGCGCCTCGTGCAGATGGAGGCCCTCGCCGGGCGCCTGCCGGCGCAGCTCTCCGGCGGCCAGCAGCAGCGCGTGGCGCTGGCCCGGGCCCTCGTCACCGGTCCGAAGGTGCTGCTGCTCGACGAGCCGCTCTCCGCCCTCGATCCGTTCCTGCGCGTGCGGATGCGCGCCGAGCTGAAGCGGATCCAGACGGAACTCGGCATCACCTTCGTGCACGTGACCCACAGCCAGGATGAAGCGATGGCGCTCGCCGACCTCGTGGTGGTGATGAATGGCGGACGCATCGAGCAGGCGGCGGATCCCCGCACGGTGTTCGAACGGCCCGCCACCGCCTTCGTCGCCCGCTTCATCGGCGGGCACAACGTCATCGCGCTGCCCGACCATCGCATCGCCGTGCGGGCCGATCGCATGCTGCTCGGGCCCGAAGCCGGACCCGACGCGGTGCCCGCCCGCGTGGTCGCGGTCGAGTACCAGGGCAGCGCCGTGCATCTCGGCCTCGAGGCCCCGGATCTCGCCACCGATGCGGCGGCCCCGCTCCTCGCCATCGTCAGCGACCGCGCCTTCGCGGAGCGGCCGCTCGCACCCGGCGACACCGTGCGGGTCGGCTGGCAGGCGGGCGAAGCCCACCGGCTGGATGCCTGA